The sequence CATTGATCAGAAATGTTGTTCATCCACTCTCCTCTAGtacactactactactactacagttTTATGTTTTTGAGTGGGCCCCATTCCATCCTTTGTGGGAGATTGCTCAGCTGATATATTTGCTCTCAGATGAATTTCAAAATGTGAGTAAAGGCACTAGGTGATTAAGTGAAGCTGTTTGAGCCTACATGGCATCAATGATTCCAATGGCACTTGGTTATACCTCTGACCTTCATCTGATCTAGATTATGTTGTCTTTGCTTTACCATTGTCTGATCAAGACAGAAGCTTGGAAGAAAATATTCTAACTGAAGCTCAATACATTTAAGATGGAAATGGAAGTAATGCTGGTGAGTGAGGAGAAACATCtagaagagaaggaaaacagaGTATCTGGCCTCTAGGTTAAGGGATATGTCAGAGTACTGTTAAATAAGGCTCACAGTCTGGAATTGATGGGATCCTCAGCTGTTCCTGGATTTTCAAGTAGCAGCAGTAGCTAGGAATGCTTTTTCCAATTTGAGTCTGGTTAAGAGTTTTTACCTTACCTCTTGGATGTGGTTCTCACCACTGCTATCCCAGTTTCATCACCTCCAAACTGTATTAGAGGAATGGGATTCCTCTGTAGACCACACAGAAATTTAAGCTATTGTAAAATAACTTAACTTCGAGTATTTAAGACTTGGATTCCTCTATAGACTACAATAGTTACCAGTTTGTTTCTGCATGCAATACAAAGCACTGCTGTTTCCCTGAGCACCATTTTAACAATTGTGATCAGCTGGGATATTCTCCCTAACAGTCCTCAGGTTGCAGCTctagggagcagggggcagggaagttAGTGGAGAGCCCTCAGCTCTGGAATTTGCTTCATTCATAACAAAGTCTGAGTTTGTTAACCAAGACATATTGCAAGACAGACTTATTCACTGGAGCTTTCTCCAAGTAAGTGATAAAGGTAGTGAGTTTCCTTTGTGGGTTGAGGAATTCTGTTTTTGAGGTTACCATTGTCATTTTTTATCTTTtgtgatgttttaaatgtattgtgAATGCAGCCAGAGATTATTAATAGCCACACATATAAACAGACAAATGCATTATGCTATAATAAACCATACCAATAAATATGCACTAAATAATATATGTGCACATTTAAAACGATTATACATTCTCTGAAGGTTAATTCTAGTGAGTTGTTGTAATACCTCTGGTGCTAGTCCAGTAGTCAGTAACTTTTgctagtgatttcaatgggagcaggagcaggcccttagATAGCTAAATAAGAATAAATATCCAAGAAGGATTTTTGAAGTTTTTAGCAATACCAATTACGGATTCAGTATCACCATTTaaagcctgattctgccacctttactaaTTTGTTTCAGTGGAACTCCAGATATGTGTGAGAGATTAATCGATCTCTGGcggccagattttttaaagaatttagccattaaaagatgcagataggcaacTAGTTTTTTTCTGCGTGCAGAGgtggaattttatttttacttctcaGCAGATGCCAACTTTGATGCAAAATAAGACTGAAAACATCATCAACATTCCTATTAGAAAACCctggaaggcagagagagattcaAATCAAATACCTCTCTCCATCTAATTACAGCTATCCACATATATAAAAGATGGGTTAACCATTGGTTAAGTTAGCAATTAACACAATATAGAATTTTCCTTACAGTGACTATGaaatttctggtttcagagtagcagccgtgttagtctgtatccgcaaaaagaacaggagtacttgtggcaccttagagactaacaaatttcttagagcataagctttcgtggactacagcccacttcttcggatgcatatagagtggaataaatattgaggagatatatatacacacatacagagagcataaacaggtgggagttgtcttaccaactctgagagaccaattaagtaagagaaaaaaaaaacttttgaagtaaaATTTCTGATTTTAGAATTTTTTCTAAGGAGGAAACTTCTTTCTTGTCCGTCTCCAGCCTTATCCTATTATTAAGTTGatggctccctgggtggcttttttttatatattattccTCTTTATTACATTTCAGATGCCTATTTTTTGTAATTTATTCCTGCTTTTAATTAGATGCAGCAATTAAATGCTGTTTTATTACACTACATTTTGCCGTTAAAGTTTTCACTGTGCAACCATCACCATCATTCACTTCCACAAATCATGCAACCTTATGCCATCCCCCTTAATAATCTGTGAATTATGCCTTCCCTACAAATCTGAGACTTTTATAGGTGCTGTGCAACGTTCAAAACTGTGTCTTGTTATATGCAACCAGTGCCTATTTAAGACAATACTTTAATTAAATGACTCCACTGCAGTCTGTCTGTGACACAAAGGGAGATAGATAAATAAAGCAGCCCTTCCACTTTGCCAAAGGAATTTGGTCCTAAAATAACCAAGGTAGGCTTTCTAATGTATAGTGATAATATAAAGGTCAGCAAACTTATAGGAGCTACTTTAATGCATGTGTGATGTCCACCTTAAAAGAACATCGAACTTGGAACTAAGTAAAGGGAAGGCCCTAGGTGTGAAGCGAATGGGTTCTGGGATCGATTATTTCAATGGTGCTCTCTCTGggttttttcatttcaaataacTAAATAGTTCCATTTTCCCATCAGATCGTGCTAGAGAATTGTGTCTCTGAGAGATAAAATGTAAAACACCATGTGCAGTTTCAAACATACCTTTGACAAAGTCTATTGCTTGAagcctctgcccctctcccctccccccagcaatcATTTATTATAAAGGCGTTTTATGATACAAATTTGATAATCTCCCATACACATTGGCACTGTTCTAATTGGAGTTGTAAGCCCATAAAATTCGAGCCCTTTGTTTTCATGAAGGCCACAAGGTTTTAAAAGATACCATTGTCCCGCCTAAAACCCATAAAATTGTCACTAGGGACTGATTAAACAGTCCTGAATCGAAACAGTGCGGATTTTGTCTAGGTCCTTTTCAAGCATAACAATGCTCTTTTCAAGTCCCAAGACAAAAGGAGGTTTAAGGAGCCATTCTCTGGGAGATTCTTCTAAGATAACCCCATCCATATGGAAGACAAGGTGGCCAGCAGCTgagacaaaaaaaaaggggggggtggggggagaagggagggaagagaggggcgAAACAGGTGACGAGACAGGGCCATCCTACGTGCTCCATCCAGGACACACGAGCCCTTCCGCACTGCACTCTGCACCTCACTACGACACACGTCCTGAAATCACCACCCGCACCCAGTTCCTCCCTCCGGGCTGGGCCCAGAGCGGTGTCAATGGGCTTTTCTTGGTGCATCTTTTGAGGGGCTTGGAGATGATCAAACAGCTGATCTGATGATTGAAAGGGGGCGTTCACCGCCCAATTCACCAGGAAAGTGGCAGGAGAGAATGGGACGGGCGCGGCTTGGAAGTCAGAAAATAAATCTCCTGAGAGGCTAATTTCTTCATCCAAAGCCTTCTATGGCTAGAAAACGAGTCTGGGACCTGATCTCACTCAGTCGAAGTCAGTGGTGTAGCCCCCATTGATTTAAACTGGAGTTGAATGAGGGCCCTATAGGGTACATCGCCGGACGCTCCTTAGGTTAGACAAAGCAGACACACAGGATCAAAATTAATCCCACGCTGAGCGAAACCCGCACATTTTCTAGGAACGTATTGCTTTGCGGAGAATTAACCGCTGTACAGCGGTTAATGCAACTAACTGCACTCACAGAGCGAGCAAATGGGTATTTGGGAGGGCTGCAGACTCAGAGCGAAATCAACAGCAGGTGGTTCAGTACTGCAGATATTTTAAGCCGCATCTAGCATTTTTAAACCCATCAAAtgatttttggttggttggtttgttattTCAATGGGTATTTAGCCTAAAGACCGCGGGATCGCGCTCTTGTCTACTAATGCTCGTGGAAAAACTATGAACGAGTGAAATAATACTGGTAAATCCCTCCATATCCCATTGCTCGAATACTATTAAGTGAGCAGcctcactggtgtaaatgatgACGTATCCTTTATATGGGATTTAATACAGTTTAAAATCATTGTAAGCGAAATCCACGTAGGAGAAAACTGGCCAATTGTTTTTAAGAGATAGctaaggtgtgtgggggggggagagggggagttgtTTCCACATGCCCAACCCATCCTTCTCTGCTTGGACAACGTAAATTGCACTTTAATTTCCCCTTAGCTTGTCAGTGCCGattcttttaaaattaagctTGACCCTGTTACAACTGTCCATCGGCAGAGCAATGAGGAGAGGTTTTAGGGGTGAAGGTTTAGTGCAGACACGGCCACGCATTTTAACTTCTCTCGCGGCTCTGATGTGAAGCTCCTCTCTCCGGCAGCATTTACTCTGCAGCTACCCTCATCGAACTTGTGTAGATGATGTGTATCTTGCTCCATCAAATGTGTCTCTATTTTCTATGCAAGATGTACGGGGCCCTTCTGGGCTATTTACACAGACAAAGCTCCTGATGAAGCGAAAAGGGAGTTTTGTCTGAATCGGGACAACAGGGACTGGGCTAATATTTCAGGAATCTTTCCCAAGATTCTTGGTAGGGCAACTGTTTGCATTTGAAATGAATAAATCCAATGGCATAATGCCATTCGTATGTTACAATAAGATGTATTCGTTTGTCTTTAAACATTTTCAAGTCTGTGGTTAGCAAAGGAAAGCGCACTTATTTTGGATAATCCTTTCACactaaaaatattacaaatataCCGTGAGCTGTAAGTATAATTCTGAAGATTTGCTTGAAATCCTGAGACGCTATAGCCTGGAtcctattttggaaaaaaaaaatgatggaaaTTGGTGAAAATATGTCTGTGCAAATGAGACTGAATTGCAATAGGTATCATACTCTGTAGCTGGAAACAGAGATAGGTAAAACCTAATCGGGAAATAACAAGCATTTAGTACATTAAAGAAACATGAGACCTCATTAGACTCCAAAAATCATAGCCCCAAGTGAATGTACAATAGACTAATTTAAAAGGGATTTTTGGGGGGTGGCAGGTATAATAACGTCATCAGGTTTAAAGTTAGGTGTTTGTAGCAAACTTTGTGTTTTACTGGAGCATGAGGGTCAAGTACAATGACAAACGTAATTTCTTTAGCACATTTAAGAGAAACTTACTCTTCATCACACAACGAATAAGCTAAAGGTGAGATCCAATGTTCAAAAAGACACTTGTCCTGGCGgattttatttgccaaaaaaaaatcgGTTTATTAGTCACTGGAAgaataatctattttaaaataaactattttaggTACAAACCACTattgtgtgtatttattttacaaatagcCTTTCGAATGGAAACAGGAGTCGcataggatttaaaaatataattgttttCTCATCCATCCTCTAAAACGGATGCccccaaaggaaaacaaaacacatcCTTGACTAGCCATGCTCACAACGTGcttgaataaaacaaaacatccctAGGTTGCATCCCAAATACCAGCCTACACTGCGGATTCGCCTCCCTTGTGGATCCACCTGCAGTTTCATCCCAGATTCTTGATGTAGGAGCTTGGGGCAACGAATTCGCTTTGATtcttgaatttttgttttgttttgttttttgttctcagTTCAGCTCAGGAAGGTTAGGCAGCATCACCAATTCCAGGAGACTATTGCAGGGTGTGCTAAGCGCTGGTAGGCagggaagaggctcagggcagCGGCGGAGCTGGGCTGGAAGGCTTGGTATCCTTGGATTGTGAAAGCAGTTTGTGTGTGGCAGCCCAGCTTGTCCTGCGCcgctgccgctgccgctgccGCTCCCGGGCTGGTGGTACAGCTCTGGCAGGGTTTGCCATCCCTGACCAGCACTGGCACCACGACTCTccggagcagagggggctggctgAGTTCGGTGCTGCAGGACCCCTCCGTTTTAGCCCTTTTCATTTTGTACCTGTGGTTCTGGAACCAGATCTTTACTTGCGTGGGGGTCAGGCTGAGCAAATGGGCCAACTGCTCCCGTTCCGGGGCCGAGAGGTACCTCTGCTGCCGGAAccgcctctccagctccagggTCTGTGCCTTGGAGAAGAGCACTcgcctctttttctttttctcggCTTCCGGGCCGTGGGGCGGGTGCGATCTTTGGGTGGAATCGGGTAAACTCGTTTCTGGACCGCTCTCATCCGAAGCTGGGGACAGCAATAACAGTGGCACGGTTAGAGGGAGAGCAAGGAGCCGCCGCCACCAGGCTCGGGTACCGATAGCCCCACAAATAGATGGGGAAGGGATGCTGGTGTGAGCAAGGTGCTCCTGGGTCATTCTGATTGGAACAGTGAACGCCACCGTTGTTTAAAAGCCcgaaagaattctagtagaaaCCAGGAGATTCGATCTAAAATCCCGATTTGGGAACAAATTAATTCTAAAAGAAAGGATTGCCTAGTGTAGCCACATATAACAGCTGTATTGTGTGCAAGATCGAATCTCTGTGGATGTACAATATGTAAACCCTGCAGAGGTTACTATAATGTGTATATCGGTATGCCGTAAGGTTATTATAACAGCGACCCTGTTTCTTTCAATAATTTTTGTTCCTGTATCTCTCTTTGTCTGCAGCTCCGTTACTTTAATATGAAGCATGGGTCGGGGGGATACGTTACTTTTTGTGTAACGTCTATGCACGTATCATAATCTATACAAGTTACAGCTTAATAATAAATACACGCATACTTGTGTATATGCATATTTctacccacacttggattctatTAGGCTACCCGCGGTCTATATGTTGTACGTGGGTATAGATTGAATCTCAGAGCACGTGTATTAGATTTGGAACCTCCCCACTATATATAGAATTGCAACAAGAAAAGAGAAGGACAATTCTGATAAACTTTAAAGCTTATAGTGTGTATATAGGTGAGCATTTACATACATCTATAGGTGCACCTATACGCATATCTATCTTTAGATCTAATTCTCTATCTCTACCTATATGCCCTTAAGCGTGTTGTCAGTATTTTCCTGCTGTTTTATTGCTGCAATTCAATCAGTGTTCTCCAATAAATCCAGTCTGGCTCCTGCGGAGTGTTGAATTGGCCCCGGTAAAAAGGTATTTTACGCTTGCGAGGTCCTGTTTCTTTCATACTCACACAGATAATGGTTTCTGTCGCTTTCGATCCATTCCCCGTACGGCGAGCTGGCGTACTTCCCCGACGGGTGGCGATCCGAGTCCGGCTTGCTGTTGTTAGCATCCTGCTCCGGTAAATCCAAAATGCTCCTCACCGTAAAACTGATCCTGCCAGCTGTGGCCATTGTAGGGTCGGCCGCCTTTGCCACAAACTCTCCCCGAGCTACAAAATAACTGCGCCAAGCTACTCGGGAACCTGCGGGCTCAAGGGGATGCTCGCTCCATCCCAGCCGAAGCCCAAATATTAGTGTCGTTTACAGAGGTGCCCTGTTTATATAAACAGTCCTCCGCACTGCAAACACTGCCCGCTTTCAAACCGTCCCTGTCTAGGGGATGCTAAGTACCTGAATTAGTCAAGTGCTAAAGCTCTAATGGGAGTAGGTGTAACCCCGCCGAGAGAATAACCCGTTACCTCCCAAAGACAGCAGGAAACGGGCTTCATCATTACATATTCTGTCTGATTAGCCCAAAGTGGGGACAGATAATGGTAATTGTTAGCAGTGAATAACATCTTGGGTGGTATGTGGTGACCAACAACCGCCCCCCTCCATACACCACCAAAGCCACCACCGTCCCTGCTAGCGCAGGAACATCCACAGAGCTTGGCCAttcccccgcccgcccgccccagGCAGGAATTTATTCATTATTGGTTTTATTCCTGGCCTTCATTTGGCTCGTTCACCGCAGCACATGGAGCTAGCCCCCAGGCCCCTGGCAGGTTTGCTAAGCCACCGGGGCTGTTCCACACCTCGAGCCGTTTGTTCCCACTAGAAAAATGGGTCCGCTCTAGGAAACACCTTCACTCCCGTCAGGGCTGGATTTGGATGTCTGCTCCTGCCTTTCCAGGGGCTCGTgtaaacttgggggggggggggggcgcaaaacCTTGCAGGAGAAATGGCCATTTCAGACAACGAGGAGCTATTTTTAGCATCATGTGACATTGCAGCGCTCCACCGTCGGATCTCTCACGCCAGGCATGGCAGTGACCGAAACCCCGCCGCCGGGAAAGCGAGAGACGCGAGCAGGCGCAGGGTGGGGTTGGTTTGTTGCGGATGGACGCAATTTAAAAGGGACGGGGCCAAGGTAAATCGCAGGAGCAAACTCTCGCTCTGAAGCAGGTCTGTTCTGAACCACGCGGCCGGGCGAGGCACTAACGCGCGGCGGTTTCATCTGACAGATCGACTTTCTGGTGTGTGTGAAACTCGTGTAGGAATTTTCTTTGGCCGCCGCCCTGCAACGCTGAAGTCATCGGGGGTGTTTTCAATCGACTTCAATGTCTCGGCCTTGAAAAGGCTTCAGTGTAGGAGGCAAATGTAGCCTTTTCACATATACATTCAATGTTCAATGTAGCCTTTTCACATATACATTCCCTTAGCAGGTATCAATCAAGCCAGCGGGCATTGTCTAACTTTGTGCAAACTGGTATTTTGAGAGAGACTTTAGGTTCAAAAGAGAGGCCCAGTCAGTTTTTCATACGTTAAATAGCAATATGATAGGCCTGAGCCTGTGGTCTGAACTGCATGATCGAGCCATAAATAATCGATGCTCACCAGTTTGGGGTCAAGCCCCTTCCCCCCGCTTCTGGTTTAAATCGGTGGGATTATTCCCCGTATTTCCATCGCATCAAACCAAGCGATGGTGGCTCGCACCCCAGCCAGAGCAATCCCACGTGGCTGTGAGTCACAAACCGCTCTCCCTGCCTATGGCGAGCTTATCTCCAAGCCATCCCCACCCGTTGGAGCTGGTGTCGCACCAGGGACGGGGAGAAACGTACAAGTCTGGCTCCTGGTAAATATAGGCAACAGGGGCCCTTTATGAAAGGCGACACTTCCTTTCCCAAGCAGCGCTCCTTTTATTTGGACCGCGTCAAAAGTACaaacaaagcagcaaaatggGTTAAAAAGTGAGTTCCAGATTATGCCTGTGAAACATACACGGTCATATTTACATACTAGCTTAATATCTGGCTTGTAATGTTTCAAATGTGCCTGTATACACACCAAACAAATGCTCCACTACCCATGAtattaacccccccaccccactgctccgGGTATCGCTTCTGGAACCAGTTACACTAGATAGGGAAAATGTAAATAGAGCGATAATGGCAAGGGAACGAGACAGATTTATATCTGACAGATTTGTGGGCTAGATGAACAGGGCCCAAAGCTCTCTTTGGCCAACTTCCTGCATATTTCTTGGAGACTGGACAGGCTCCATATAAAAGATTCCCAGGCCATGATTATTGGAGCCACCTATCAAGCGTGCCTGGTGACAGTAGTTATCTTCCCTGTTCCAAGATCAGCCTCCCAAACGTCCTGGGTGGTCGGACCGAGGGGAACACAAATACATGCCAACTGCTAGCCTGTGAACAAAGGGGAAATGTAGCCCTATGTCCTGGACCTGTTGGAAGCATTTGTTCCAGTCAAGATTTTGCATTTGTTCAGATCTGGAATAATAGGTGATTGACGCCTCCTCACAATGTTCTTTAACTCTCCGGGATAAATCGGAGCTTGTTTCTTGTTGTCATGGTTTTCAATAGGGTTCAATGGGATTTGAACCACTATCGACTCTGCTTTACGTCTACTGCAGCCTAGTCCATACAAATTTATTAGTTATGTCTTTTTAAATGAGATTAAATTGAAATGCCTTGCTTTCCCTTCATGGAACAGCTCCTTCCTAGATAGGTGGCCCTGTATCTCCTAATCATTTTAATCCCAGCAGAGATCCATAAACTGCACTCGACAAGGTATGTATAGTAAAATGTGTATTGTATTGTGGCGCTCCCGAGCTATGACTGATAACAGCTTACTGGTAGTTTGTAATGGATTCAGATCCCTCTGCAAACAAAGCAATGAGATTATACTAAAAGCATATTTAATATGTCGG is a genomic window of Malaclemys terrapin pileata isolate rMalTer1 chromosome 4, rMalTer1.hap1, whole genome shotgun sequence containing:
- the NKX2-8 gene encoding homeobox protein Nkx-2.8; the encoded protein is MATAGRISFTVRSILDLPEQDANNSKPDSDRHPSGKYASSPYGEWIESDRNHYLSSDESGPETSLPDSTQRSHPPHGPEAEKKKKRRVLFSKAQTLELERRFRQQRYLSAPEREQLAHLLSLTPTQVKIWFQNHRYKMKRAKTEGSCSTELSQPPLLRRVVVPVLVRDGKPCQSCTTSPGAAAAAAAAQDKLGCHTQTAFTIQGYQAFQPSSAAALSLFPAYQRLAHPAIVSWNW